The nucleotide window CGCAGCGGGAGTGCAGAACAATACGACCGGGCCTATCTCATCGACTGAGAGCGGCGCTGGCGCGACCAGCAACACGGCGAGCATCACGGTGATCGGACCTCCGAGCATTGCGAAGGCGTTTGGCGCGGCCAGCATTCAATTGAACGGCTCGACATCGCTGAGCTTCACCATTACTAATCCGAACGCGACCGTGGCGCTGACCGGAGTCGGATTCGGCGATACACTGCCGGCAGGTCTTGCGGTAGCAAACCCGAATGGACTTACCGGATCATGCGGCGCAGGCACGATCACAACCGGAACGGTCTCCGGCTTCTCCGTGGTCAACCTTTCCGGAGGCACGATTGCGGCAGGCGGCTCTTGTACCTTCTCTGTCAATGTGGTTGGCACGACTGGCGGCCACAAAGTGAACACCACTGGAACCGTGACTTCCAGCAACGCGGGATCGGGCAATCAGGCTACTGCTTCAATTGACGTGTTTGCTCCGGATCTCGCTATCACCAAGACTCATTCTGGTACCTTCACACGCGGCCAGACGGGCGCGGTGTGGACAATCACGGTCAGCAACGTAGGCTTCGGACCCACAGTGGGTACTGTGACCGTGGTTGATACTTTGCCGGCAGTAACGAATCCGCCGGTTCCAACCGCTCTCAGCGGCACTGGGTGGACCTGCACTCTGGCTACGCTTACCTGCACGCGAGCAGACGCTCTGGCTTCGGGCAGTAGCTATCCTGCAATCACCTTGACGGTGAATATTCCCAAGAATATTCAAAACACGTTCACGAACAAAGCCGTGGTTTCCGGCGGCGGTGACGTGAATCCAACAAACAATACGGCCACGGATACGGTTTCACTGGGGCCGCCAATTATAATGACGCCTCAGTCAGGCAGCGTCACCGTAATTCACGGTAATACCGCGAACATGGTGATCAACGTGGACGCTCCCGATCCCACTTTGGGCGTGATTTCGTTCAGCTGCAGCGGACTGCCGGCTGCTTCCGCCTGCAACTTCAGTCCGGGTTCGATTGATCCTGCAGTCACGCCCGGACCCACTGCCATGACAGTTTCAATCTTCACCACCAGGGGAACCGCGTCTCTCTTAGCTCCGGCGCGTCCCGGCGCAGCCGGAAGAAAATCGCTGTACGCCATGTTTGTATTTCCTGTGTTCGGCATGGTACTGGCGGGCTTCGGGCAACGCAGGAAACGGGTGAAGCTTCGATCCATGCTCATAATACTCGGCTTGGTGCTTCTGCTTGCGATAGCCGGCTGCGGAGTAGCGCCACCAGCCCCCCCGCCAACTCCTGGCACGCCGACAGGGACTTTTGCGGTTACCATAACAGCAACCAGCACAGGATTTACCGCTACAACCAGTTTCAATTTAGTCGTGCAATAAAAAAAGAACGCAGCAAGCCCGGGCAGGGCTTGCGGGGCCACGCAATACATACAGCGGTTTTACAGACAGGAGATAATGCAGAATGGGAACACCCTATGTAGGCGAAATTCGGATGTTTGCCGGTAACTTCGCTCCCGCAGGCTGGGCGTTTTGCCAGGGACAAACGCTTGCCATCTCCGAAAATGACGTGCTCTTCAATTTGATCGGCACAACATACGGCGGTGACGGACAGACAACTTTCAACCTTCCTAACCTGGCGAGCCGTGTCCCGGTCCACATGGGTAACGGCGGCGGATCGTCGTACATCATCGGGCAAGCGGCCGGCGTAGAGGCAGTCACGCTCACCACATCGCAAATTCCGGCGCACAGCCATCCGCCGCTTTGCAACTCCGGAGCGGGCGGGCAAGCTGGTCCTGCTGGCGGAGTTTGGGCGCAGCTGGCCACCAATCCACCCTACGCCAGCGTCGCACCCACGCTCGCCA belongs to Terriglobia bacterium and includes:
- a CDS encoding tail fiber protein, which encodes MGTPYVGEIRMFAGNFAPAGWAFCQGQTLAISENDVLFNLIGTTYGGDGQTTFNLPNLASRVPVHMGNGGGSSYIIGQAAGVEAVTLTTSQIPAHSHPPLCNSGAGGQAGPAGGVWAQLATNPPYASVAPTLAMGANAIGSTGGSQPHDNMVPYLVINFIISLFGIFPSQT